The Maridesulfovibrio hydrothermalis AM13 = DSM 14728 DNA window GCGCAAACAATACGACCGGACCGAACGCAGCTCCAAACCCGCCCCACGCATATGAGACAAGCCCCAGAATGGTATTTCCCGGGGTAAGTGCCATGCTCAGCGCGATAATGGAAATAACCAGCACGCAGAGTCGTCCAACGAGCATAAGCTCTTTTTGCGAAGCTTCACGGCGCAGTATCTTCTTATAAAAATCTTCTGTCAAAGCAGAAGATGATACAAGCAGCTGCGAATCAATGGTGGACATAATCGCTGACAGAATAGCAGCCAGAAGCACGCCGCCCAGCCACGGGTTAAAGAGCTTGCCGATCATGTAAATGAAAACCTTTTCCTGATCACCACCATGAAGTCCGTCAAACATAGGAATGGCAACCATGCCGACAATAACCGCCCCGGTAAGCGATATGACAACCCACGTAAGTGCTACAATTGTAGCTTTGGGCAATTCACGCACTGAACTGATCCCCATGAAGCGGGTCAGGATATGCGGCTGTCCGAAATAACCCAGCCCCCATGCCATAGTGGAGATAACAGCCATGACCGAAAGAGCCTTACCGCTGCCGTCATGAAAAAGACTGGTGGCAATATTTCTGGCTGCCATTTCTGATTCGATGACCGAAATTCCACCATTATCAATTGTTCCGAGAATCGGCACAAGAATAATGGCAAAAAACATAAGTGCGCCTTGGAAAAAATCTGTCCAGCACACAGCCATAAAGCCGCCGAGAAAAGTGTAGGCGACAATTATAACCGTTCCTGAAATAACAGCCACCGAGTAATCCATATTAAACATGGACTCAAAAAGCTTACCAGCCGCAACAAGTCCAGACGAAGAGTATATTGTGAAAAAAATCAAAATGATCACAGCAGAACCGACCCGAAGCAAACTTGTTGGATCTCTGAATCGTTTCTCAAAAAAAGAAGAGATTGTAAGTGTATCGGTAAGCTCCGTATAGACACGCAAACGCGATGAAACAAAAATCCAGTTCAGTGCCGTACCTATAAAAAGCCCGATGGCAATCCACGCCTCATTCATGCCGCCTAGATAAACCGCACCGGGAAGCCCCATAAGCAACCAGCCGGACATATCACTGGCCTGCGCGGAAAGAGCTGTAACCCAGCCCCCAAGACCGCGCCCGCCAAGGATATAACCTTCAAGATTTGATGTCCTTTTATAAAAGTACCAGCCCACAGCCAGAAGAAATACCAGATAAACGCCAAAAGTAAGCAAAGTCTCAGTTTGAATCACATTAAATCCTTTTTGAACAAGTAAATAGAACATAAATAAAACAATCCGCAAAAAAGGGGCTAACATTTAACATACTAAGACTTATGGACAAGATATTTTTTTTCACCGTTGATTATACGCTTCAGATCAAAATAAAGTTTCTTTTATTCAGATATTTAGTGAAAAACTTTATTATTTGATTTCAAACAGAACCATATCCAGCTCCTCCGGACCGCAGCAAGCATTCACTTTCCTGATGCGGCATCAAAAAAGATTCAGCAATTAACAGAAGCAGCGAAAAAAGTTATGATGATAAAAGCTGTGCAAATTTGACGATTTGCACTTGGACAGTCTGATCGGTTCTTTGACTAAACAACCAAAGAGGACAACCATTGCTTGACAGATTTGAGGGGATATATTCAGAAGTAACTAGTTTTCATGCAATTCAGTTAAAAAGAACACCCCGGATATTAACCATAGAAATGAATCAGAGGTATTACATATGACTCAACTGATACTTGCCGGACTGACGCTGCTCGCCATCATCGGTATTTCCATTTACGCCTGGAAAAAAGGCCAAAGCGGATTCGGAGTTTTTTTCCTGCTCTACAGCGTTATCTCCGTCATAGTATATATTGTAATGATACCGGACGAAATGCCATTCAATATTTATGATATACTGGGACAAATCGGAGTTATTATATGCTCAGCCGGAATTATCTATGCCCATGCCACAGGCAAACGCAAAATCATATATGCCCTGCCCGGTCTGATTGTCCTCGGGATCGCCATAGCGATCAATATAGGTAAAGTTCCACCGCCGACAACAAACGCAACGGCAAACGGAACCAGCCAGACAGTAATCATGGGGTCAAACCAGACTGAATAATATAAAGCCCCTGCCTTGAAATAATCAAGGCAGGGGCTTTATTCATTCTCTCTGAATTCAGACGACTGCAAAACCATAATTCAACCTTACTGCCTGACCCGCCGCTCCGGCTTCATCTTCTCAATCACATTGTAGATCATATCAACC harbors:
- the putP gene encoding sodium/proline symporter PutP, which produces MFYLLVQKGFNVIQTETLLTFGVYLVFLLAVGWYFYKRTSNLEGYILGGRGLGGWVTALSAQASDMSGWLLMGLPGAVYLGGMNEAWIAIGLFIGTALNWIFVSSRLRVYTELTDTLTISSFFEKRFRDPTSLLRVGSAVIILIFFTIYSSSGLVAAGKLFESMFNMDYSVAVISGTVIIVAYTFLGGFMAVCWTDFFQGALMFFAIILVPILGTIDNGGISVIESEMAARNIATSLFHDGSGKALSVMAVISTMAWGLGYFGQPHILTRFMGISSVRELPKATIVALTWVVISLTGAVIVGMVAIPMFDGLHGGDQEKVFIYMIGKLFNPWLGGVLLAAILSAIMSTIDSQLLVSSSALTEDFYKKILRREASQKELMLVGRLCVLVISIIALSMALTPGNTILGLVSYAWGGFGAAFGPVVLFALFSRKTTWVSALSGMIVGTVVLVFWKDAGFGAQLYEIVPGFAANFVTITVVNMIAPQKDEAILAAFDEMKVGLKK